The following coding sequences are from one Mesorhizobium onobrychidis window:
- a CDS encoding efflux RND transporter permease subunit — protein sequence MTTDTNEKRPFNLSRWAIGHPSIARFLFGLIIVAGALGLMRMGQKEDPDFTFRVMVVQAVWPGASIQEMEDQVVNKIERKLQETPHLDFVRSYTRAGSAIITLQVEGDTNPTQVADAFYQVRKKVGDIANELPQGLLGPYFNDEFGDTFITLHSISGDGYSYPELKKLAIQARDMLLTTPGVEKAVIIGDQPEKLYIDVSSKVLAERGLTLTDLQNAIKGQNNVDPAGSVDTGQRSVRISVEGNVTEAADIRELRLRAGNQVTRLGDIATVTTGLEDPYQRKYRFNGHDSVQVGVVMAKGFNVTDVGKDVEATYHRFEEALPYGVSVDQIADQPEVVREAVTEFMEALGEALLIVLVVSFLTIGWRSGLVIAITIPLVLAATFAIMYEIGIDLQRISLGALIIALGLLVDDAMIVVEMMERKLEEGLVKVEAASFAYTSTAFPMLSGTLITTAGFIPVGFAASTAGEYVRTLFYVVGIALVVSWFVAVYFTPWLGHMILKQRKHAGSHHDVFDTPFYRRLRATVGWSVRHRIIVLAMTLVTFATSLWAFQFIPQNFFPQSSRPEILVDLWLPEGTSIKEVETQAKALETRMMDDKDKRFIATYIGEGAPRFFLPLDQQLRNPNFAQLLVMANDEPARERLIVKLRTILAEDLPSVRAKVDRLFLGPPTGWPVQMRVMGPDRQEVRRIADEVKAKFQANPLLGAVHDDWLEPVPEMKLVIDQDRARALGVTSQRIRQTLQASMTGAPLDDFRDGEETVSIVAREPEASRHLLSAVDSVSVPTDFGGFVPLSQVAKVVPVLEQGVEWRRDRLPTISVRATLPDGVQSNDVVMKMYSEMQGLRDGLAPGYNIEIQGGAEDSAESQASIAAKAPIMLAVIVVLLMIQLQHFGKAMLVLATGPLGIIGAAAALLISGAPFGFVAILGVIALLGIIMRNSIILVDQIDQDIAAGMEHSEAIIGSAVRRFRPIMLTALTAVLALIPISRGVFWGPLAYAMMGGILVATVLTILVLPAGYALFFGRERKKAEDAEQAAEPELAENDDRPRLALAAE from the coding sequence ATGACCACCGACACCAATGAAAAGCGGCCCTTCAATCTTTCGCGCTGGGCAATCGGGCACCCGAGCATTGCGCGGTTCCTGTTCGGCTTGATCATCGTTGCCGGTGCGCTCGGCCTGATGCGCATGGGCCAGAAGGAAGACCCGGACTTCACCTTCCGCGTCATGGTCGTCCAGGCTGTCTGGCCGGGGGCCTCGATCCAGGAGATGGAGGACCAGGTCGTCAACAAGATCGAGCGCAAGCTGCAGGAAACGCCGCATCTCGATTTCGTCCGTTCCTACACGCGCGCCGGCAGCGCCATCATCACCTTGCAGGTGGAAGGCGACACCAATCCCACGCAAGTCGCGGATGCCTTTTACCAGGTACGCAAGAAGGTCGGCGACATCGCCAATGAGCTGCCTCAGGGGCTGCTCGGGCCCTACTTCAACGATGAGTTCGGCGACACTTTCATCACCTTGCATTCGATCAGCGGCGACGGCTACAGCTATCCCGAGCTGAAGAAATTAGCCATCCAGGCGCGTGACATGCTGCTGACGACGCCCGGCGTCGAAAAGGCCGTGATCATCGGCGACCAGCCGGAAAAACTCTACATCGACGTTTCGTCCAAGGTACTTGCCGAGCGCGGCCTGACGCTCACCGATCTGCAGAACGCGATCAAGGGCCAGAACAATGTCGATCCGGCAGGCTCGGTCGACACCGGCCAGCGTTCGGTGCGCATCTCGGTCGAAGGCAACGTGACGGAGGCGGCCGACATCCGCGAACTTCGCCTGCGCGCCGGCAACCAGGTGACGCGCCTCGGCGACATCGCCACCGTGACCACAGGCCTCGAAGACCCCTATCAGCGCAAATACCGCTTCAACGGGCACGACAGTGTCCAGGTCGGCGTCGTCATGGCCAAGGGCTTCAACGTCACCGATGTCGGCAAGGACGTTGAGGCGACCTATCACCGCTTCGAAGAGGCGTTGCCTTACGGCGTTTCGGTCGATCAGATCGCCGACCAGCCGGAAGTCGTCAGGGAAGCGGTGACCGAGTTCATGGAAGCGCTTGGCGAGGCGCTGCTGATCGTGCTTGTCGTCTCGTTCCTGACGATCGGCTGGCGTTCGGGCCTGGTGATCGCGATCACCATTCCGCTCGTTCTGGCCGCCACCTTCGCCATCATGTACGAGATCGGCATCGATCTGCAGCGCATTTCGCTCGGCGCGCTGATCATCGCGCTCGGCCTGCTCGTCGACGACGCGATGATCGTCGTCGAAATGATGGAGCGCAAGCTCGAGGAAGGACTTGTCAAGGTCGAGGCGGCGAGCTTCGCCTATACCTCGACGGCCTTCCCGATGTTGTCCGGCACGCTGATCACCACGGCCGGCTTCATTCCGGTCGGCTTCGCGGCCTCGACGGCCGGTGAATACGTACGCACGCTGTTCTACGTCGTCGGCATCGCGCTGGTCGTCTCCTGGTTCGTGGCGGTCTACTTCACGCCGTGGCTTGGTCATATGATCCTCAAGCAGCGAAAACACGCCGGCAGCCATCACGATGTTTTCGATACGCCCTTTTACCGCCGGCTTCGCGCCACCGTCGGCTGGTCCGTGCGCCACCGCATCATCGTGCTGGCCATGACACTGGTGACCTTCGCAACCAGCCTGTGGGCGTTCCAGTTCATCCCGCAGAATTTCTTCCCGCAGTCATCGCGTCCGGAAATCCTTGTCGACCTCTGGCTGCCGGAGGGCACCAGCATCAAGGAAGTCGAGACGCAGGCCAAGGCGCTCGAAACCAGGATGATGGACGACAAGGACAAGCGCTTCATCGCCACCTATATCGGTGAGGGCGCGCCGCGCTTCTTCCTGCCGCTCGACCAGCAGCTTCGCAATCCGAACTTCGCCCAGCTTCTGGTGATGGCCAATGACGAACCGGCCCGCGAACGGCTGATCGTCAAGCTGCGCACCATTCTGGCCGAGGATCTCCCGTCGGTCCGCGCCAAGGTCGACCGCCTGTTCCTCGGGCCACCCACGGGCTGGCCGGTGCAGATGCGCGTCATGGGCCCGGATCGCCAGGAGGTGCGCCGCATCGCCGACGAGGTGAAGGCGAAGTTCCAGGCAAATCCGCTGCTCGGCGCCGTTCACGACGACTGGCTGGAGCCAGTGCCGGAGATGAAGCTGGTGATCGACCAGGATCGCGCCCGGGCGCTCGGCGTCACCTCGCAGCGCATCCGCCAGACGCTGCAGGCAAGCATGACGGGGGCGCCGCTCGATGATTTCCGCGACGGCGAGGAGACCGTTTCGATCGTCGCCCGGGAACCGGAGGCGAGCCGCCACCTGCTGTCGGCGGTCGACTCGGTCTCTGTCCCGACGGATTTCGGTGGCTTCGTGCCACTGTCGCAGGTCGCCAAGGTCGTCCCGGTGCTGGAGCAAGGCGTCGAATGGCGCCGCGACCGCCTGCCGACCATCAGCGTGCGTGCCACGCTGCCGGATGGCGTGCAGTCGAACGATGTCGTGATGAAGATGTACAGCGAGATGCAAGGCCTGCGCGACGGTCTGGCACCCGGCTACAACATCGAGATCCAGGGCGGCGCCGAGGATTCGGCCGAAAGTCAGGCCTCCATTGCTGCGAAAGCTCCAATCATGCTGGCCGTCATCGTCGTGCTGCTGATGATCCAGCTGCAGCACTTCGGCAAGGCGATGCTGGTGCTGGCGACCGGTCCGCTCGGCATCATCGGCGCGGCGGCGGCACTTTTGATCAGTGGCGCACCGTTCGGCTTCGTCGCCATCCTCGGCGTGATCGCGCTGCTCGGCATCATCATGCGCAACTCGATCATCCTGGTCGACCAGATCGACCAGGATATCGCGGCCGGCATGGAACACTCGGAGGCCATCATCGGCTCGGCGGTCCGCCGTTTCCGGCCGATCATGCTGACGGCGTTGACGGCGGTCCTGGCGCTGATCCCGATTTCGCGTGGCGTCTTCTGGGGTCCGCTCGCCTACGCCATGATGGGCGGCATCCTGGTCGCCACGGTGCTCACCATTCTCGTCCTTCCGGCAGGCTATGCCTTGTTCTTCGGCAGGGAGCGCAAGAAGGCCGAGGACGCGGAGCAGGCGGCCGAGCCGGAGCTGGCAGAAAACGACGACAGACCGCGACTGGCTCTGGCAGCCGAATAG
- a CDS encoding efflux RND transporter periplasmic adaptor subunit — protein sequence MNRLPAVGPALVVLAALGLAGCSQEKVEVKDIIRPVKVVEIAKANDTRELSYSGSVRARTEMNLGFRINGKITERLVDIGQRVKPGDVLARIDPADYDLSVNSAEASLEAAERQVETTGLARRRAEQLFAKNFASKSQLEQATLSYDQAVATRNSARSALDQAKNQVLYTDLKADRNGIVTSVAADVGQVVGSGTPVVTVAVDGEKEVLIAVPEMDIAQFKPGKNVKASFWSDDALTLDGKVREVAGSADQQSRTFAVRVSLPNDPRVLLGMTANIEASAANNSPQSVSIPLSALAQKDGQQVVWTVDRNGETVHARPIKVAEFTADGVHVAEGLNPGDIVVAAGTQFMAENLKVKLTGDAVQQSASADDDGNAAKRVR from the coding sequence ATGAACAGGCTACCGGCCGTTGGTCCGGCTCTGGTCGTCCTCGCGGCGCTCGGGCTCGCCGGCTGCTCGCAAGAAAAAGTGGAGGTCAAGGACATTATCCGGCCAGTCAAGGTCGTCGAGATCGCCAAGGCGAACGATACGCGTGAGCTTTCCTACTCCGGATCGGTGCGCGCCCGCACCGAGATGAATCTCGGGTTCCGCATCAACGGCAAGATCACCGAGCGCCTGGTCGATATCGGCCAGCGCGTGAAGCCGGGCGACGTTCTGGCCCGCATCGATCCCGCCGACTACGACCTTTCGGTCAACAGCGCCGAGGCCAGCCTCGAGGCGGCCGAGCGGCAGGTCGAGACGACAGGCCTTGCCCGCCGTCGTGCCGAACAGTTGTTTGCCAAGAACTTTGCGTCGAAATCGCAGCTCGAACAGGCAACGCTCAGCTATGATCAGGCAGTCGCCACCCGAAATTCCGCCCGCTCAGCGCTAGATCAGGCGAAAAACCAGGTCCTCTACACCGACCTCAAGGCGGACAGGAACGGCATCGTCACATCAGTCGCCGCCGATGTCGGTCAGGTGGTCGGCTCCGGCACGCCGGTTGTGACGGTTGCCGTCGATGGCGAAAAGGAAGTGCTGATCGCCGTTCCGGAAATGGATATCGCCCAGTTCAAGCCGGGCAAGAATGTCAAGGCAAGCTTCTGGTCCGACGATGCGTTGACGCTCGACGGCAAGGTCCGTGAAGTCGCCGGCAGCGCCGATCAGCAGTCGCGTACCTTTGCCGTTCGCGTCAGCCTGCCCAACGATCCGCGCGTGCTTCTCGGCATGACCGCGAACATTGAGGCGTCGGCGGCCAACAACAGCCCGCAGAGCGTATCGATCCCGTTGAGCGCCCTAGCGCAAAAGGATGGCCAGCAGGTCGTCTGGACCGTGGACCGCAACGGCGAGACCGTCCATGCGCGTCCGATCAAGGTCGCCGAGTTCACCGCCGACGGCGTGCATGTTGCCGAAGGATTGAACCCCGGCGACATCGTCGTTGCGGCGGGCACGCAATTCATGGCCGAAAATCTGAAGGTCAAGCTGACCGGCGATGCGGTGCAACAGTCCGCATCGGCGGACGACGATGGCAATGCCGCCAAGCGCGTGCGCTGA
- a CDS encoding acyl-CoA synthetase, with protein sequence MGNPYEQDLDRKPANHQPLTPLSYLERAAKTFPDHVAIIHGRQRTTYREFWRRSLKLASALQRRGIGKGDTVTVMLSNTPPMLEAHFGVPMIKAVLHSLNTRLDAAVIAFQLDHAETKLLVVDREFANVVSEALALAKVKPLVIDYDDPEYATDAPYPKGERIGTLDYENFVAGGDEDFAWSMPDDEWDAISLNYTSGTTGNPKGVVYHHRGAALMAYANTIHAAMGKHAVYLWTLPMFHCNGWCFPWTLAVQAGTHVCLRWVRPKPIYDAIADHGVTHLCGAPIVMSVLINARDEDKRQFPQTVTFSTAAAPPPEAVLSGMADAGFVVTHLYGLTETYGPAVVNEWHGEWDGLDKGLRAARKARQGVRYAALEDLTVMDPKTMDETPADGETIGEVMFRGNIVMKGYLKNRKASDEAFAGGWFHSGDLGVRHPDGYIQLKDRSKDIIISGGENISSIEVEEALYKHPAVASCGVVARPDDKWGEVPVAYVELKPGRTATEAEIIDHCRALLARFKVPKAVIFAEIPKTSTGKIQKFRLREMAKG encoded by the coding sequence ATGGGCAATCCCTACGAACAGGATCTCGACAGGAAACCAGCCAACCACCAGCCGCTGACGCCGCTCAGCTATCTGGAGCGGGCGGCAAAGACCTTTCCCGACCATGTTGCTATCATCCATGGTCGCCAGCGCACGACCTATCGTGAATTCTGGCGGCGGTCGCTGAAGCTTGCCTCGGCGCTGCAGAGGCGCGGCATCGGCAAGGGCGACACCGTCACCGTCATGTTGTCCAACACGCCGCCGATGCTGGAAGCGCATTTCGGCGTGCCGATGATCAAGGCGGTACTGCATTCGCTCAACACCCGCCTCGATGCCGCGGTCATCGCCTTCCAACTCGACCATGCCGAAACCAAGCTGCTTGTCGTCGATCGCGAATTCGCAAATGTCGTCAGCGAGGCGCTGGCGCTGGCTAAGGTAAAACCGCTGGTCATCGACTATGACGATCCCGAATACGCCACCGATGCCCCTTATCCCAAGGGCGAGCGGATCGGCACCCTCGACTACGAGAACTTCGTCGCGGGTGGCGACGAGGATTTCGCCTGGTCGATGCCGGACGACGAATGGGATGCGATCTCGCTCAACTACACTTCCGGCACGACAGGCAATCCCAAGGGCGTCGTCTATCATCATCGCGGTGCGGCACTGATGGCCTACGCCAACACCATCCATGCCGCTATGGGCAAGCATGCGGTGTATCTGTGGACGCTGCCGATGTTCCACTGCAATGGCTGGTGCTTTCCATGGACGCTGGCCGTGCAGGCCGGCACCCATGTCTGCCTGCGTTGGGTGCGGCCGAAGCCGATCTATGACGCCATTGCCGATCATGGCGTCACCCATCTGTGCGGCGCGCCGATCGTGATGTCGGTGCTGATCAATGCCAGGGACGAGGACAAGCGGCAATTTCCGCAGACGGTCACCTTCAGCACGGCCGCGGCACCGCCGCCGGAAGCAGTGCTGTCGGGCATGGCCGATGCAGGCTTTGTGGTCACTCACCTCTATGGCCTTACCGAGACCTATGGCCCGGCCGTCGTCAACGAATGGCATGGCGAGTGGGACGGGCTCGACAAGGGTCTCAGGGCGGCGAGGAAGGCCAGGCAAGGCGTGCGCTATGCCGCGCTCGAGGATCTGACAGTGATGGACCCCAAGACGATGGATGAGACGCCGGCCGACGGCGAGACGATCGGCGAGGTCATGTTCCGCGGCAACATCGTCATGAAGGGCTATCTGAAGAACCGCAAAGCGAGCGACGAGGCCTTTGCCGGCGGCTGGTTCCACTCGGGCGACCTCGGCGTCAGGCATCCCGACGGCTACATCCAGCTCAAGGACCGCTCCAAGGACATCATCATTTCCGGCGGCGAGAACATCTCCTCGATCGAGGTCGAGGAGGCGCTCTACAAGCATCCTGCCGTCGCATCCTGCGGCGTCGTTGCCAGGCCCGACGACAAATGGGGCGAGGTGCCGGTCGCCTATGTCGAGCTGAAGCCGGGCAGGACGGCGACCGAAGCCGAGATCATCGATCACTGCCGCGCGCTGCTCGCCCGCTTCAAGGTGCCGAAGGCGGTGATCTTCGCCGAAATCCCGAAGACCTCAACCGGCAAGATCCAGAAGTTCAGGCTGAGGGAGATGGCGAAGGGGTAG
- a CDS encoding VOC family protein translates to MTVLRIVTNIATDSIPDVRKFYSDLFGLDAVMDHGWLVTLASSETTIPQISIASEGGSGTPVPDLSIEVDNVDEVYLRANEIGCRVVYDLTNEPWGVRRFFIADPTGKLLNVLSHLR, encoded by the coding sequence ATGACCGTACTGCGCATCGTCACGAATATTGCAACAGACAGCATTCCGGATGTTCGGAAGTTCTATTCCGACCTGTTCGGGCTCGATGCCGTGATGGATCACGGGTGGCTCGTCACGCTGGCGTCCAGCGAAACAACCATCCCCCAGATCAGCATCGCCAGCGAGGGCGGCTCAGGCACGCCGGTGCCCGATCTGTCGATCGAGGTCGACAATGTCGACGAGGTGTATCTTCGCGCAAACGAGATCGGCTGCAGAGTGGTCTATGACTTGACCAACGAACCGTGGGGCGTAAGACGTTTCTTCATTGCCGACCCGACCGGCAAACTGCTCAACGTGCTCTCGCATCTTCGTTAA
- a CDS encoding TetR family transcriptional regulator — protein sequence MSDTLDTTADLVRQENVARILDCAERLFRHYGYGKTNVADIARELGMSTANIYRFFASKVEIHQAVCGRMLATCYQLTYDACHGPGTASEKLRRYVQTHYQWTRDTMLDQEKVHEMVVVAIERDWHVIEKHIDRIRGLVAEVISDGIATGEFADQDPEVASRCFSAAIITLCHPQMVAQCLAKKNRAMPDELIEFAIRALKK from the coding sequence ATGTCTGATACCCTCGATACGACGGCCGACCTGGTCCGGCAGGAGAATGTCGCGCGCATCCTCGATTGCGCCGAGCGACTGTTCCGCCATTACGGCTACGGCAAGACCAATGTCGCCGACATAGCGCGTGAACTCGGCATGTCGACGGCCAACATCTATCGTTTCTTCGCCTCCAAGGTCGAAATCCATCAGGCCGTTTGCGGCCGCATGCTCGCTACCTGCTACCAACTGACCTACGACGCCTGCCATGGTCCCGGAACGGCCAGCGAAAAGCTTCGCCGCTACGTTCAAACGCATTATCAGTGGACCCGCGACACCATGCTCGACCAGGAGAAGGTGCACGAAATGGTCGTCGTTGCCATCGAACGCGATTGGCATGTCATCGAGAAGCATATCGACAGGATCCGCGGCTTGGTGGCGGAGGTGATCAGCGACGGTATCGCAACCGGCGAGTTTGCCGATCAGGACCCGGAAGTCGCTTCGCGCTGTTTCAGCGCCGCCATCATCACCCTCTGTCATCCGCAGATGGTCGCCCAGTGCCTTGCCAAAAAGAATCGGGCGATGCCGGACGAGCTTATCGAGTTTGCGATCAGGGCCTTGAAGAAATGA
- a CDS encoding PhzF family phenazine biosynthesis protein, giving the protein MSRTIPFHFVDVFAVEPLTGNSLAVVDSGGELALELMQNIAREFNQSETTFVLPATRADADWKLRSFTPKGVEVFGAGGHNTLGAWWWLAAAGRLDLGDGPTWFHQQIGDLVYPLAIWQSQGKLEKIIMQQEAPVAGRQLSNLGALAKALGLDTEEIAADVVPCQVVSTGAAHLLVPIRDREAVDRISPDAKQLFDLLNEVGGEGCYVFSLDPRQPETTAYARFFNPTVGISEDPATGTAAGPLAAHLVAHGLAQPGVVKVEQGTALGRTSIIEVDVDAGSVSVSGRCIVVASGAFSI; this is encoded by the coding sequence TTGAGCAGAACAATTCCATTTCATTTCGTCGATGTCTTCGCGGTAGAGCCGCTGACGGGCAATTCACTTGCGGTGGTCGACAGCGGTGGCGAGTTGGCGCTTGAGCTCATGCAGAACATTGCACGTGAGTTCAACCAGTCCGAGACAACCTTTGTGCTACCGGCGACCCGGGCGGACGCCGACTGGAAGTTGCGCTCTTTCACGCCGAAAGGTGTAGAGGTTTTCGGTGCAGGCGGCCACAACACGCTAGGGGCTTGGTGGTGGCTCGCTGCAGCGGGGCGGCTCGATCTGGGCGATGGCCCAACATGGTTTCACCAACAGATCGGCGACTTGGTATATCCATTGGCTATCTGGCAAAGCCAAGGGAAACTCGAAAAGATCATTATGCAGCAAGAAGCCCCAGTGGCTGGCCGGCAGCTCTCAAACCTTGGCGCTCTTGCCAAGGCACTCGGCCTTGACACTGAAGAAATAGCGGCGGATGTCGTGCCTTGCCAGGTGGTCTCGACTGGTGCTGCCCATCTCCTGGTGCCGATCCGCGATCGCGAAGCCGTCGACCGGATTTCGCCTGATGCCAAGCAACTTTTCGACCTGCTCAACGAGGTCGGCGGGGAAGGCTGCTACGTCTTCTCACTCGATCCACGCCAGCCCGAAACCACAGCGTATGCACGGTTTTTCAACCCGACTGTTGGCATTTCAGAGGATCCGGCAACCGGTACGGCGGCTGGTCCGCTCGCCGCACACCTCGTTGCACACGGTCTTGCACAGCCCGGCGTAGTCAAGGTCGAGCAAGGCACGGCGCTCGGACGTACCAGCATCATTGAGGTAGATGTAGATGCCGGCTCAGTGAGCGTATCGGGACGCTGCATTGTGGTGGCGAGCGGGGCGTTTTCGATCTAG
- a CDS encoding YkgB family protein: protein MENTAVGKAGRIVALTGVILPLLMIGGMKFTAVEIEALRPLISGTPWLAWMYPVFGEAGASYVLGVVEIATALLLIACPWSAGAGVAGGALAVLIFLVTCSIMVALPIWEPTLGFPALGPAGQFLIKDIALLGIALVILGESLNRLNKSAT from the coding sequence ATGGAGAACACCGCTGTCGGCAAAGCCGGACGGATCGTCGCCCTGACCGGGGTCATACTGCCGCTTCTCATGATCGGCGGGATGAAGTTCACGGCGGTGGAGATCGAGGCGTTGAGGCCGTTGATCAGCGGCACGCCTTGGCTCGCCTGGATGTATCCGGTTTTTGGTGAAGCCGGCGCCTCTTATGTGCTTGGTGTCGTCGAGATCGCGACCGCACTTCTCCTGATTGCCTGCCCCTGGTCGGCTGGCGCCGGTGTGGCCGGCGGGGCATTGGCGGTCCTGATTTTCCTGGTCACCTGTTCGATCATGGTTGCCCTGCCGATCTGGGAGCCGACGCTGGGCTTTCCCGCGCTCGGTCCCGCCGGTCAGTTCCTGATCAAGGACATCGCGCTGCTCGGCATCGCGCTTGTCATACTGGGCGAAAGCCTGAACAGATTAAACAAATCGGCTACCTAA